The following coding sequences are from one Musa acuminata AAA Group cultivar baxijiao chromosome BXJ2-4, Cavendish_Baxijiao_AAA, whole genome shotgun sequence window:
- the LOC103981785 gene encoding putative lipid-transfer protein DIR1, whose product MELKLRAVVVAMAMVLLMVAASTTKAADQSLCKMTQEGLAACKPCIAMVKPEEKPSEACCAALKQADLPCLCSYKNSDLLPYLGIDPKQAMQLPAKCNIAPPQPC is encoded by the coding sequence atgGAGTTGAAGCTTAGGGCTGTGGTGGTCGCAATGGCGATGGTTCTCCTAATGGTGGCGGCATCCACCACGAAGGCGGCGGACCAGAGCCTGTGCAAGATGACCCAGGAGGGGCTGGCGGCGTGCAAGCCGTGCATCGCGATGGTGAAGCCGGAGGAGAAGCCGAGCGAGGCCTGTTGCGCGGCGTTGAAGCAGGCCGACCTGCCGTGCCTTTGCTCCTACAAGAACTCCGACCTGCTGCCCTACCTCGGCATCGACCCCAAGCAGGCCATGCAGCTCCCCGCCAAGTGCAACATCGCTCCTCCCCAGCCATGCTGA